In a genomic window of Ralstonia nicotianae:
- a CDS encoding helical backbone metal receptor, whose product MTFTDALGQAHAPVDTTPRIASLVPSITDLLFSLDLGGQLVARTGFCIHPREAVRAIPKVGGTKTVKLDRLRELAPTHVIVNIDENTRETADKLREFVPHVIVTHPCAPEDNLTLYGLLGGIFRREAQAQRLSEALARELAALRGQVFPLRRVLYAIWQDPWMTVARDTYISRMLALIGCQTWPEDPAPVQCGTGRHGDCARPNRPDTRYPTFRWSDEVVRDIDCVLLSTEPYSFTEAHADALEKQIGKPVYLVDGEMVSWYGSRAIEGVRYLGRLAHELR is encoded by the coding sequence ATGACCTTCACCGACGCGCTCGGACAGGCGCACGCCCCCGTCGACACCACGCCGCGCATCGCCAGCCTGGTGCCGTCCATCACCGACCTGCTGTTCTCGCTGGACCTGGGCGGACAGCTCGTCGCGCGCACCGGCTTCTGCATCCACCCGCGCGAGGCGGTGCGGGCCATTCCCAAGGTCGGCGGCACCAAGACGGTCAAGCTCGACCGGCTGCGCGAGCTGGCGCCCACGCACGTCATCGTCAACATCGACGAGAACACGCGCGAGACAGCCGACAAGCTGCGCGAGTTCGTCCCCCATGTCATCGTCACGCACCCGTGCGCGCCGGAGGACAACCTGACGCTATACGGCTTGCTGGGCGGCATCTTCCGGCGCGAGGCCCAGGCGCAGCGGCTGTCCGAGGCGCTCGCGCGCGAGCTGGCGGCCCTGCGCGGCCAGGTGTTCCCGCTGCGCCGGGTGCTGTACGCGATCTGGCAGGACCCGTGGATGACCGTCGCGCGCGACACCTATATCTCACGCATGCTGGCGCTGATCGGCTGCCAGACCTGGCCCGAAGACCCGGCGCCGGTGCAATGCGGCACGGGCAGGCACGGCGACTGCGCCCGCCCCAACCGGCCCGATACGCGCTATCCCACGTTCCGCTGGAGCGACGAGGTGGTGCGCGACATCGACTGCGTGCTGCTGTCCACCGAGCCCTACAGCTTCACCGAGGCCCATGCGGACGCGCTGGAGAAGCAGATCGGCAAGCCGGTCTACCTCGTGGATGGCGAGATGGTGTCGTGGTACGGCAGCCGGGCGATCGAAGGGGTGCGCTACCTGGGGCGGCTGGCGCACGAGCTGCGCTGA
- a CDS encoding type VI secretion system Vgr family protein, with protein MNPTRPPRAHFGVLAQNRRAMRLDFGQTGSTAARLVPQYADIRQGLCTGLQAQVICLSEHPDLPQQDLLGVPVSIQLATDEGVLYPINGVITDIQSGQSDGTLTSYRLTVGDAMSLMRGRRNMRTFVGKSVPEILETMLGEWQQRSAAMDRVFDFELLLDRGRYPKRAQTLQLDESDYGFLDRMTRHDGIWCFVKAGTRDGSASNAPVHTLVFCDDPMRLPQSAAGTVPYHYGAAVKARDSITRWSEARSLIPGAIPGTSPDHETGKVDRVEVDTMLDQGKAGNDLARLMTDAAVDRPHAGDSREDYQREGKLRMQAHERRAACVYAASDVRNLTPGFWFTLRGHRQVDRREARQREFVVTGQHQQVINNFPKTLGEQARALAEASGWHIEMRSDGDKAEVRYENTFTCVLRGVPLTPDYDPRIDLPRTEPMSAVVVGPQGEDVHCDAMGRYKLQFVGLHAEDHAHAQGAGTSGTDRDSAWVRAGNLWAGQQYGINLPLRAGMEVLVAFANGDPDRPYITAVLPGWNNMPATFSNTGSLPGNRYVSGIKTQEIKGPGHNQLRLDDTSGQISGQLASTHAHSQINLGYLTHPREEGQGTPRGEGLEARSDAHVAVRSGMAMLLSAWQRLKASGEQLEREAYLQLMQDSLDLFKSLGDYAEQHQGVAMDAQPQDALAATIKGWPDQPGTTQGDPAAQAAIGITAPAGISLATPKAVVTYAGSNVDTVAQKHVQITSGERTNLHAGGGLSLFAHQDGISAIANQGKLRLQSQADDTLIDSAKNIHWTAVDGKLVGVAKEIVFMTPEGAYLKLHGDTVEVGGNGPFVSKNAGHQWEGPASMSADLPKFDHGAVGRVPKLVRDLDRSAASGYQGEVKQATGGASPGQTNASGELSAVKSGRLEQLVVNFFKKRS; from the coding sequence ATGAATCCGACTCGACCACCGCGCGCGCATTTCGGCGTGCTCGCCCAGAACCGTCGCGCCATGCGTCTGGACTTTGGCCAGACAGGAAGCACCGCGGCCCGATTGGTGCCGCAGTACGCCGATATCCGCCAAGGACTGTGCACCGGCCTTCAGGCCCAGGTGATCTGCCTGTCGGAGCATCCTGATTTGCCGCAGCAGGATCTGCTCGGCGTGCCCGTGTCAATCCAACTGGCGACGGACGAGGGCGTGCTGTACCCGATCAACGGGGTCATCACGGACATACAGTCCGGCCAGTCCGATGGCACGCTCACGAGTTACCGGCTCACGGTCGGTGACGCCATGTCCCTGATGCGCGGGCGCCGGAACATGCGCACCTTCGTCGGAAAGAGCGTGCCCGAGATTCTGGAAACGATGCTGGGCGAGTGGCAACAGCGCAGTGCCGCCATGGACCGTGTATTCGATTTCGAGCTGTTGCTCGACCGTGGACGCTACCCAAAGCGTGCGCAAACGCTCCAGCTGGACGAGTCGGACTACGGCTTTCTCGATCGCATGACGCGGCACGACGGCATCTGGTGTTTCGTCAAGGCCGGCACGCGCGACGGCTCCGCCAGCAACGCGCCCGTGCACACACTAGTGTTCTGCGACGATCCGATGCGCCTGCCGCAGTCGGCAGCGGGCACGGTGCCCTACCACTACGGCGCCGCCGTCAAGGCGCGCGATTCGATCACCCGCTGGAGCGAGGCGCGCAGCCTGATTCCCGGCGCCATCCCGGGCACGAGCCCAGATCATGAAACCGGCAAGGTGGATCGGGTCGAAGTCGATACGATGCTCGATCAGGGCAAAGCCGGCAACGACCTCGCGCGCCTGATGACGGATGCGGCCGTCGACCGGCCGCACGCGGGCGATTCGCGCGAGGACTACCAGCGCGAGGGCAAGCTGCGCATGCAGGCCCACGAGCGCCGCGCCGCGTGCGTGTATGCGGCCAGCGACGTGCGCAACCTGACGCCCGGTTTCTGGTTCACATTGCGCGGCCATCGGCAGGTGGACCGGCGCGAGGCGAGACAGCGCGAGTTCGTGGTCACCGGCCAGCACCAGCAGGTCATCAACAACTTTCCAAAGACGTTGGGCGAACAGGCGCGGGCGCTAGCTGAGGCCAGCGGCTGGCACATCGAGATGCGCTCAGATGGCGACAAGGCCGAGGTGCGCTATGAGAACACCTTCACCTGCGTGCTGCGCGGTGTGCCACTGACCCCTGACTACGACCCCCGCATCGACTTGCCGCGTACCGAGCCGATGAGCGCTGTGGTCGTCGGCCCGCAAGGCGAGGACGTGCACTGCGATGCGATGGGCCGCTACAAGCTGCAATTCGTCGGACTGCACGCCGAAGACCACGCACACGCGCAAGGCGCGGGCACCAGTGGCACCGATCGGGACAGTGCCTGGGTGCGGGCGGGCAACCTCTGGGCGGGGCAGCAGTACGGCATCAACCTGCCGTTGCGCGCGGGGATGGAAGTGCTCGTGGCCTTCGCCAACGGCGACCCCGACCGGCCGTACATCACGGCTGTCTTGCCGGGGTGGAACAACATGCCGGCCACGTTCAGCAACACGGGTTCGCTGCCCGGCAACCGGTACGTGTCCGGGATCAAGACCCAGGAGATCAAAGGCCCGGGCCACAATCAGCTCCGCCTGGACGACACCTCCGGCCAGATCAGCGGCCAGCTTGCCAGCACGCATGCGCACAGCCAGATCAATCTCGGCTACCTGACCCACCCGCGCGAAGAAGGCCAGGGCACGCCGCGCGGCGAAGGGCTGGAGGCGCGCAGCGATGCCCACGTGGCCGTGCGCAGCGGCATGGCGATGCTGCTCTCAGCGTGGCAGCGCCTGAAGGCCAGCGGCGAGCAACTGGAGCGCGAGGCATACCTGCAATTGATGCAGGACAGCCTGGACCTGTTCAAGAGCCTGGGCGACTACGCTGAACAGCATCAGGGCGTTGCGATGGACGCGCAGCCGCAGGACGCGCTGGCCGCCACCATCAAGGGCTGGCCCGACCAGCCGGGCACCACGCAGGGCGACCCCGCCGCGCAGGCCGCCATCGGCATCACCGCGCCGGCCGGCATCAGCCTGGCGACGCCCAAGGCTGTGGTGACCTATGCCGGCAGCAACGTCGATACCGTTGCACAGAAGCATGTGCAGATCACCAGCGGCGAGCGCACCAACCTGCATGCGGGCGGCGGCCTGTCGCTCTTTGCGCATCAGGACGGCATCTCGGCCATTGCCAACCAGGGCAAGCTGCGCCTGCAGAGCCAGGCCGACGACACGCTGATCGACTCGGCCAAGAACATCCACTGGACAGCCGTGGACGGCAAGCTCGTGGGCGTCGCCAAAGAGATTGTGTTCATGACGCCGGAAGGGGCCTATCTGAAGCTGCACGGCGACACCGTCGAGGTGGGCGGGAATGGTCCGTTCGTTTCCAAGAATGCCGGTCACCAATGGGAGGGCCCGGCGAGCATGAGCGCGGACCTGCCCAAGTTCGACCACGGCGCGGTTGGGCGCGTGCCCAAGCTGGTGCGCGACCTGGACCGGTCGGCCGCGAGCGGCTACCAGGGCGAAGTCAAGCAAGCCACCGGAGGCGCCTCGCCGGGCCAGACCAATGCCTCAGGCGAGCTTTCCGCCGTCAAGAGCGGCCGGCTCGAACAACTGGTCGTCAACTTCTTCAAGAAACGCAGCTAA
- a CDS encoding T6SS effector phospholipase Tle3 domain-containing protein: MTDSTSDSPRILVGSVTGLTLFDHRELICVKRSPLPGIVIFVHGVNSDGEWFTAAEEGLCKGGNRRLGRLDDQVAFKDGQLKPAHYIEGLTPDGFLNPDMAAETYVLPDPSYSPAIHFRWGYKANKEELKEFGDKIFLNEQNYWGGGPFANGCTALPDLWHEGLDTRAFGFISLQGMNPTNRPLYRTPPRSYGVLAALRLAKLIGSIRKKQADVPITVVCHSQGNMVGITAAFLGDQMPEVTDPWGRRGRCVADAYVLANAPYSLEENIGMDNWAQRETQDSAGRRGRETHSARTRTLKAFFDILRKRADCDMDAAEIDEEMANTRTSESGGKPFNAADDRKAHGLNGKTCGRVTLYSCPHDQVISATTVRGIGWRGMSDAEVKATGGAGVFTQRVFASGFAVGQWNGDKPPVYDTWKDDWRYGKSETPGFWYPPSPTARFGLVRALSGNETVWGTVGTTAVAPVLYIVTLATSALNMMRVNADPPEGWRVTANAPPLDEPFTPQAIRYGRVASVTDGSAHSDFNEGNDPQSAARNARKADEDKRTDDPYDTYQGKQADMAAQGDVGTEAAQRYEDHAIVRMRARRTGNHAWVDANGNVIGEDGKSEMPEGYKTWQTKQVVEILDSGKNNNPSNHSTIMTNPMHAEKALAYDVAIGVNYLTLEEMNELRIEADWRFGDGLDKGHPNKIYAQYFKSGVMGKKTPLHEWVKKAEEAQMPPGIVDEREGDVHLVLGAVA, from the coding sequence ATGACGGATTCGACTTCCGACTCACCGCGCATCCTCGTTGGCAGCGTGACAGGCTTGACCCTGTTCGACCACCGCGAACTGATTTGCGTCAAGCGCTCGCCCCTGCCCGGCATCGTGATCTTCGTGCACGGCGTCAACTCCGACGGCGAATGGTTCACCGCCGCCGAGGAGGGCTTGTGCAAGGGCGGAAACCGCCGGCTTGGCCGCCTGGACGATCAGGTCGCGTTCAAGGACGGGCAGCTCAAGCCCGCCCACTACATCGAGGGACTGACGCCGGACGGCTTCCTCAATCCGGACATGGCGGCGGAAACCTATGTCTTGCCCGATCCCTCCTATTCCCCGGCCATCCACTTCCGTTGGGGCTACAAGGCCAACAAGGAAGAGTTGAAAGAGTTCGGCGACAAGATCTTCCTCAACGAGCAGAACTACTGGGGCGGTGGCCCCTTCGCCAATGGCTGCACCGCCTTGCCGGACTTGTGGCACGAGGGGCTGGACACGCGTGCCTTCGGCTTCATCAGTCTGCAAGGCATGAACCCGACCAACCGCCCGCTCTATCGCACCCCGCCGCGTTCCTACGGCGTGCTGGCCGCGCTGCGCCTCGCCAAGCTGATCGGGTCGATCCGCAAGAAGCAGGCGGACGTGCCCATCACGGTCGTGTGCCACAGCCAGGGCAACATGGTGGGCATCACCGCCGCCTTCCTGGGCGACCAGATGCCCGAGGTCACGGACCCCTGGGGCAGGCGCGGGCGCTGCGTGGCCGATGCCTACGTGCTGGCGAACGCGCCCTACAGCCTGGAAGAGAACATCGGCATGGACAACTGGGCACAGCGCGAAACGCAGGACAGCGCGGGCCGGCGCGGACGCGAGACCCACAGCGCGCGCACGCGGACGCTCAAGGCGTTCTTCGACATCCTCCGCAAGCGCGCCGATTGCGATATGGACGCCGCCGAGATCGACGAGGAGATGGCCAACACGCGCACCTCCGAGAGCGGCGGCAAGCCCTTCAACGCGGCGGACGACCGCAAGGCGCACGGGCTCAACGGCAAGACCTGCGGCCGCGTGACGCTCTATAGCTGCCCGCACGATCAGGTGATTTCCGCCACCACCGTGCGGGGCATCGGCTGGCGCGGCATGAGCGATGCCGAGGTGAAAGCGACCGGGGGCGCGGGTGTGTTCACGCAGCGCGTCTTCGCCTCGGGCTTCGCGGTGGGCCAGTGGAATGGCGACAAGCCCCCTGTCTACGACACCTGGAAAGACGACTGGCGCTATGGCAAGAGCGAGACGCCGGGCTTCTGGTATCCACCCTCGCCGACCGCCAGGTTCGGGCTGGTGCGCGCGCTGAGCGGCAACGAAACCGTGTGGGGCACGGTCGGGACCACGGCCGTGGCTCCGGTGCTGTACATCGTGACGCTCGCCACGTCCGCGCTGAACATGATGCGCGTCAACGCCGATCCGCCCGAGGGCTGGAGGGTGACGGCCAATGCACCGCCACTGGACGAGCCGTTCACCCCGCAGGCGATCCGCTACGGCAGGGTGGCTTCCGTGACCGATGGCAGCGCCCACAGCGATTTCAACGAGGGCAACGACCCGCAGTCGGCAGCGCGCAATGCACGCAAGGCAGACGAGGACAAGCGGACAGACGACCCCTACGACACTTACCAGGGCAAGCAGGCCGACATGGCCGCGCAGGGCGACGTGGGAACCGAGGCCGCGCAGCGCTACGAAGACCACGCCATCGTGCGCATGCGTGCGCGGCGCACCGGCAACCACGCCTGGGTGGACGCGAACGGCAACGTGATCGGCGAGGACGGCAAGAGCGAGATGCCCGAGGGCTACAAGACGTGGCAGACCAAGCAGGTGGTGGAGATTCTGGATAGCGGCAAGAACAACAACCCGTCGAACCACTCGACCATCATGACCAACCCCATGCATGCGGAGAAGGCGCTCGCCTATGACGTGGCAATTGGGGTGAACTATCTGACGCTCGAAGAGATGAACGAGCTGCGCATTGAAGCCGATTGGCGGTTCGGGGACGGGCTGGATAAAGGCCACCCGAACAAGATATATGCGCAATATTTCAAGTCCGGGGTGATGGGGAAGAAGACACCATTACATGAATGGGTCAAGAAGGCCGAGGAGGCCCAAATGCCACCGGGTATCGTCGACGAGCGGGAGGGTGATGTGCATCTGGTGCTGGGGGCGGTGGCATGA